Part of the Natronobacterium gregoryi SP2 genome, CGAGATCTCGAGTAACGAGCCCTCGCCCGTTCACATTTAGGTCATTTATCTCGACTTCCCCACTCTCGGTGATATCCGGCTTCGTCGAGAACGACATCGATGAGACGACGCCAACCGGAACGTCGAACCGACCTACCGAGGGCTCGAGCCTGCGATTTGCCTGGATGACACCAGATACATACTCGCCCGGACCGAGTCGAGCACATGGTCGCACTCACGCCCGACTGTCGGGAAGCCGTCGACGACTCGAGAACGAAGCAGGTCGCCCTCGAGTGTCTGCTGGCTGGAATCGAGACGGCACATCCCGAGGTCCGCGTCGAGGAGACGATCTCGCTTCGAGAAGAGACGCTCGAAATCGACGGTGCCGAGTACGACCTCGAGACTTACGACGACGTGGTGCTCGTCGGTGCCGGTAACGCTGCAGGACAGTTCGCGGCCGCGCTCGAGGATCTCCTCCGGCCCTCCCTGACCGCCGGGGCCGTCGTGACCGACGATCCCGTCGAGACGGAGGTCGTCGACGTACTCTCCGGCGATCACCCGGTTCCGAGCGACGAGGGGGTCCGGAACGCACGGACGGTCCTCGAGTGTGCTCGAGAAGCGAACGAGGGCGACCTCGTCCTTGCCTGTTTCACCGGTGGCGGGAGTGCGTTGCTCGCGGCTCCGGCGGGGCCGTTGACGGTCTCGGACCTGCAGGCAGTGACCGAAGCGTTGCTCGCCTGCGGTGCGTCGATCGACGAGATAAACGCCGTCCGGAAGCACTGTTCGGCGATCAAGGGCGGCCAACTCGCACGCGCCGCCGCGCCAGCGACGGTCGTGACGGTCGCCTTGAGTGATGTCGTCGGCGACGATCTGAGCGTGATCGCCAGCGGCCCGACGGTGCCCGACTCGTCGACGTACGCCGACGCCCTGTCAGTCGTCGACCGATACGACCTTTCGGTTCCGGACTCCGTCCGCGAGCTCCTGCGGGCTGGCGTCGACGGCGACCGAGCCGAAACGCCCACTGTCAGCGACCCCGTCTTCGAATCTGGACGAACGCACGCTCACGTCCTCGGCAACGGACGAACGGCACTCGAGGCTGCAAGTGACGCCGCGTCGAAGCACGGGTACAACCCGCTGGTACTCTCCTCGCGTGTACGCGGCGAATCACGGGAGGCCGCACTCACCCACGTCGCGATCGCCGAGGAATGTCGTGAACACGGAACCCCACTCGAGCCGCCGGCAGTAGTACTGTCGGGCGGGGAGACGACCGTAACGCTGGGTAACCAGTACGGACGCGGTGGACCGAACCAGGAGTTCGTCCTCGCCAGTGCACTCGCACTCGAGAACGACGGGATCGTCGTCTCGGCGGTCGATACGGACGGGATCGACGGCACGACCGACGTCGCCGGTGCGATCGCCGACGCGACGACGATCCCCGAGAAAGCGGGACGCGACGCTCTCGATCGACACGACGCGACGTCCGTTCTCGAGTCGGCAGACGCGGTCGTTCGAACTGGACCGACCGGGACTAACGTGAACGATCTACGCGTGATCGTTATCGATGGTGATCGATCCGAGTGACGACTGTCGGCGGCTAATCGGCACCTGGGTCGGTCCTCCATCCGCTGTCGTGAGTCCTCGACAAAAGTTACACTCATCTGGTCTATTTCAGCATATGAAAGAACCCATACATAGATATGGGTGCACACGCCGGACGGTCGACTGACCTACATTACGAGCGTATCACTGTAAACCCCGAATACTTTTTTACGAGAAGTGCCGACACGTCGGTAGTGAGCGAACGAGCCAGCGACGACACCGAAAGCGTAACGTGTGGCTGCAAGGTCGGTCGGATCACCGACGAGCACGAGCTCTCGGACCTGGACGACCAGCTCGTCCGGTACTGGACAGACAGGACAGAAGAGCGCTACAGCACGCGGGATCTCGCGGAACACGTGAACCAGCAGGTCCTCGCGTCGGCGCTCGACGACTCTGGCCTGCAGTACAGGGACGGCGAAGTAGAAAACACCTATCGACTACTTACCGACGACGACGTCAGTAGCGGGACGCGCGTCCAGACACGCAAGGAACTCGAGCGCGAGGGCATCCCCATCGAAGCTGTCGAGAACGATTTCGTGTCCCACCAGACCGTCTACAACCATCTCACCGACTGTCTCGAGGCTTCGCTGGAGGGTCCTTCGGACGAAGAACGTCTCGAGCGGGGTCGAGACAAACTCGGTGCCCTCCGGAATCGGACCGCTGCGGTCACGAAAGATACTATCGAACAACTCGCCCGCAACGACGTCCTTGCTGTCGGCGAGGTCGACGCCCTCGTCACGATCACGATTACCTGTGAGGAGTGCAAGACGCAGTATACGGTCAGGGACCTCCTCGATCAGGGCGGCTGTGACTGTCGGTCCGGCGAAGAGTGACAGACGGGCCACGATTTCTTTCTCGAAAACTCACGCCGAACCGGCGGAGTTAAATGGTGCTTTATTTTATGTGACTGTTTACGTTTATGTTTACTATTTCGAGATTTGGGTGGTGCCGATTGGCTTTCGACCCCGAGTCGCATCGAACGCGTCTTCGTCGCTTTTCCGCCAACTCTAAACGGCGACTGATTGATCGCCCCTGTCGTGTCGGCCGATTCGGCACAGCAAAAGGGAGCGGCCACTACTGGAGTAACTCTCGGGCGCCCACCGACTGCAAAAACGGCGAGAGAACAGGCGTCCAAACGTGTTTCAAACGGCTTCGATCGCGCGAAAGACTGCTGGAACGATGATCCGCAACTTTCTGACTCGAGACGGCGCAGACAGTTAGTCTCCCCTGGCCGGCGTCGACGGCGGGGAGCGACGGTCGTCGAGACTGAACGAACCGAGCAACTCGCGTAGGTGCTGGGCGTCGGCCTCGAGGTCGGTCGCGGTCGTCGACACTTCGTCGATCGTCGCCGTCGTCTCTTCGGCCGCTGCAGCCGCACCTTCCGCTTCGGTACTCGTCTCGGTGGAAACGTCCGCGACGGCGTCGACGAGCGTTGCAAGTTCCTCGGCAGCAGTCGCCTGGTCGTCGGTCGTCGACGTGATCTCCTGGATGCTCGCGTCGACCTGCTCGATCCCCTCTGCGATCGTCTCCTGCTGGGACTCGAGGTCGTCGACGAGCGACGCGGTGGTTCTCATCTCGTCGTCGACCATCCCAATCTCGTCGACGGTCGTCGCCGTTCGCGTGCGGATCGACTCGAGCGTCTCCTCGATGTCGTCGACCGCGTCCATCGTCTCCTCGGCGAGGGACTTGATCTCGTTTGCGACCACGTTGAAGCCGTCGCCGTCGCCCTGTGCCGTCGCCGCCTCTATCGAGGCGTTCAGCGCGAGCAAATTCGTCTGGTCGGCGATGTCGTCGATCAGCGAGATGATCTCGCCGATCTGTTCGGTCTCGCGGTCGAGTTCTTCCGCCGTTTCGGCGACCGTCTCGGTCGTGTCGGCCAGCGAGTCGATAGTCGTCGCTGCTTGTGAAGCCATTTCACGGCCCTCGTCGGCGAGGCTCGCGACATCTTCGGACTGGTCGGCGATCTCCGTCGTCGTGGCTGCGACCTCTTCGGTCGCGGCCGAGAGATCGCTGACCTCGCTCGCCGCAGCGTCGAGATCTGTCGTCTGTTCGGTCGCCCCGTCGGCAATCTCCTGGACCGACTCGGCGACGTCCTCGCTCGCGATCCGGATCTGCTGGCTCGAACTCTGTAGCTCCGTGGCCACGTCTTCGACCGTCCGAGCCGATGTCTGAACTTCGGCGATGAGTTCACCCATCCGATCTAGCATCTCGTTGAACGAGTCGGCGATCGCCTCGAGCGCCTCGTCTTCGATCTGTGGGTCGAGCCGACGGCCGAGATCGCCGTCAGCACAGGCGTCCATCACATCGGAGAAGCGTTCTGCCTCCGCGACCAGTCGCTCGTTCTTCTCTTCGACCTCGCGGCGCGCCTCCTGGACCCGCTGGCGTTCTTCCTCGAGTTCTTCGGCTCGCCGTTCTGCCTCCTCCTGGGCGTCCTGGGCGCGTTTCTGCTCGGCCTCGAGTTCCTCGAGGTTCGTCTCGAGCGAGTCACGCATCCCTGCGACGGTCTCGTATAGCTGTCCGACCTCGTCGGTGCGTCCGGTCTCGAGGTCGACGTCGAACTCCCCGTCACCGATTCGTTCGGCGCGGTCTCCTAGCCGATGAAGTGCGAGAGCAGTGTTGCCGCCGATAACGATCCCGAACAACCCCAGGTTCATAAAGAAGACGACCAACAACCCAGTCACTGCGGCGGTCGCGCGATCGATGGCACCAGCCTCCGACCCCGAGTGGACGTAGACGCCAAAGAGCACGCCGAAGGCGAGCGTGACCAGGACGACACACCCGAGTGCTGTAGCGATCTTCGCGCTGTATTGCTGGCGGATTCGCTCCGGAACGATCGTCTCTACCCCCATTTAACATCACCTTGATACTTTTGCATTCCGTTCATGGCTGTCTCGTTCAGACGACTAAGAACGAAACCGGATAATTGTTGTTGCCAAACACGGTCGTAATTCCCGAAAATAACTAACTTATAGCCGACATAGATAACCGATCATCACAAATTTGGTGGGGGCTGGTCCCTGACCGAATCGCCCGCCAGTCACCTCTACAGACCCGTCGGAAGTTCGAAATAACTCGTCTCGAGCCCCCACTCCTCGACCAGTTCCTGCAGCGCTCTGACGCCGAACGTCTCGGTCGCGTAGTGGCCCGCCAGGAAAACGTGGATGCCGGCTTCTCGTGCCTCGTGGTAGGCCTTTTGCTTCCCCTCGCCCGTCACCAGCGCGTCGGCACCTGCCTCGACGGCCTCGTCGAGCCAGTCGGTGCCGCTGCCGGTGAGAACCGCGACATCCTCGATCTCGTCGGGACCAAAGTCGAGCACCTGTACCGGCTCGCCACCGGTCTCGAGGCTGTCCTCGAGTCGATCACGGAGGCCGTCGGGCGAGTAAGGATCGGTTGCGGTTCCGCGCTGTCCGACGTATTCGGGGCCGAGTTCACCGAAAGGTCGGCGATTCTCGAGATCGAGGACGTCGGCAACGCCGGCAGCATTACCCAGTTTCTGGTGGCCGTCGAGCGGTAGATGCGAGACGTACAGCGCGAGGCCGTTCTCGACCAGTGGTGCGATCCGGTCGTAGGTCCGGCCGGTGACGCGATCGAAACCGCCCCACGAGATGCCGTGATGGGTGACGAGCACGTCCGCGTCGGCATCGATCGCCCGGTCGAACGTCTCGCAAACGCCGTCGACGGCGAAGGCGACGTGTTCGACCGACGCTTCGTCGGGGCCGACCTGAAGTCCGTTCACGCTCGCGTCCAGATCGGCGTAGTCGTCGATACACAGCGTTTCGTCGAGTCGATCGGCGAGTTCCATCAGTTCCATATTCGTCTTTCACTTTCTGCCGAGGGTTTGTATGCTTGCGGTGGCGGGACGGGTACCGATTTATGTCACGATACCGAACGAGCAGCTATGTCCCGTCAAACGATCTCCCACGAGGACGGTGCAATCTACGAGTTCACTCCCGACCTCGAGCCGATTGCAACCGTCGACTCCGGTGCCGAACTGACGATCGAGACTCGTGACAGCTTGGATGGCGCGGTCCAGTCCGAGGACGACATCATCGAGTCGGTGCCCGAGGAAGTAAACGCCGCGACGGGGCCGATCGCCGTCGAGGCCGCCGAACCCGGCGACGTGTTGCGCGTCGAGATCGAAGCCGTCCGAGTGACGGAGGATCGAGGTCGAGTGATCACTATCGACGGCTTCGGCCTCCTCGACGGGTACGACGAGATCGAGGCGCCCCGAAGCCGGATCACGCCCGTCGAGGACGACTCGATCGCGTTCGACGATCTCGAGGTACCGATCGACCCTGTCGTCGGCACGATCGGCGTCGCACCCGCAGACGAGTCGTACACGACGCTCGTCCCCCACGATCACGGCGGCAATCTCGACACAACCGACGTCACCGGCGGGAACACGATCTATTTCCCAGTGTTTCAGGAAGGGGCGATGCTCGCGATGGGTGACTCCAAGGCCGCCATGGCTGACGGTGAGATGTGCGGCACGGGAGCGGAGATCGCGACCGCCATCGACGTTACCGTCGAAGTAATCGACGACCCAAACGT contains:
- a CDS encoding Nif3-like dinuclear metal center hexameric protein — encoded protein: MELMELADRLDETLCIDDYADLDASVNGLQVGPDEASVEHVAFAVDGVCETFDRAIDADADVLVTHHGISWGGFDRVTGRTYDRIAPLVENGLALYVSHLPLDGHQKLGNAAGVADVLDLENRRPFGELGPEYVGQRGTATDPYSPDGLRDRLEDSLETGGEPVQVLDFGPDEIEDVAVLTGSGTDWLDEAVEAGADALVTGEGKQKAYHEAREAGIHVFLAGHYATETFGVRALQELVEEWGLETSYFELPTGL
- a CDS encoding acetamidase/formamidase family protein → MSRQTISHEDGAIYEFTPDLEPIATVDSGAELTIETRDSLDGAVQSEDDIIESVPEEVNAATGPIAVEAAEPGDVLRVEIEAVRVTEDRGRVITIDGFGLLDGYDEIEAPRSRITPVEDDSIAFDDLEVPIDPVVGTIGVAPADESYTTLVPHDHGGNLDTTDVTGGNTIYFPVFQEGAMLAMGDSKAAMADGEMCGTGAEIATAIDVTVEVIDDPNVALERPLLETDDAWKTVASADTLEQACKLANLDAIELLAAEHGIDETDAYAFSSLVADLEISQVVDPLVTVRNAVPREYLADPF
- a CDS encoding glycerate kinase type-2 family protein — protein: MVALTPDCREAVDDSRTKQVALECLLAGIETAHPEVRVEETISLREETLEIDGAEYDLETYDDVVLVGAGNAAGQFAAALEDLLRPSLTAGAVVTDDPVETEVVDVLSGDHPVPSDEGVRNARTVLECAREANEGDLVLACFTGGGSALLAAPAGPLTVSDLQAVTEALLACGASIDEINAVRKHCSAIKGGQLARAAAPATVVTVALSDVVGDDLSVIASGPTVPDSSTYADALSVVDRYDLSVPDSVRELLRAGVDGDRAETPTVSDPVFESGRTHAHVLGNGRTALEAASDAASKHGYNPLVLSSRVRGESREAALTHVAIAEECREHGTPLEPPAVVLSGGETTVTLGNQYGRGGPNQEFVLASALALENDGIVVSAVDTDGIDGTTDVAGAIADATTIPEKAGRDALDRHDATSVLESADAVVRTGPTGTNVNDLRVIVIDGDRSE
- a CDS encoding methyl-accepting chemotaxis protein — encoded protein: MGVETIVPERIRQQYSAKIATALGCVVLVTLAFGVLFGVYVHSGSEAGAIDRATAAVTGLLVVFFMNLGLFGIVIGGNTALALHRLGDRAERIGDGEFDVDLETGRTDEVGQLYETVAGMRDSLETNLEELEAEQKRAQDAQEEAERRAEELEEERQRVQEARREVEEKNERLVAEAERFSDVMDACADGDLGRRLDPQIEDEALEAIADSFNEMLDRMGELIAEVQTSARTVEDVATELQSSSQQIRIASEDVAESVQEIADGATEQTTDLDAAASEVSDLSAATEEVAATTTEIADQSEDVASLADEGREMASQAATTIDSLADTTETVAETAEELDRETEQIGEIISLIDDIADQTNLLALNASIEAATAQGDGDGFNVVANEIKSLAEETMDAVDDIEETLESIRTRTATTVDEIGMVDDEMRTTASLVDDLESQQETIAEGIEQVDASIQEITSTTDDQATAAEELATLVDAVADVSTETSTEAEGAAAAAEETTATIDEVSTTATDLEADAQHLRELLGSFSLDDRRSPPSTPARGD
- the rdfA gene encoding rod-determining factor RdfA translates to MSERASDDTESVTCGCKVGRITDEHELSDLDDQLVRYWTDRTEERYSTRDLAEHVNQQVLASALDDSGLQYRDGEVENTYRLLTDDDVSSGTRVQTRKELEREGIPIEAVENDFVSHQTVYNHLTDCLEASLEGPSDEERLERGRDKLGALRNRTAAVTKDTIEQLARNDVLAVGEVDALVTITITCEECKTQYTVRDLLDQGGCDCRSGEE